The following proteins come from a genomic window of Triticum aestivum cultivar Chinese Spring chromosome 6A, IWGSC CS RefSeq v2.1, whole genome shotgun sequence:
- the LOC123128625 gene encoding uncharacterized protein, producing the protein MACYISATRLPKYSLCSKLDSDKGVHPAIWSEVWEFILGCLISRTPLMTMGKLGEPEGTSRTRTISLKVAGIMELDKVSGRFVLGFIRIRICRTCVGEVLIWFYEIIFSQFKVIFMLIAFCYRNAQRN; encoded by the exons ATGGCATGCTATATTTCTGCGACAAGGCTCCCTAAATATTCCCTATGTTCTAAACTGGATTCTGACAAGG GTGTACACCCTGCTATTTGGTCAGAAGTCTGGGAGTTCATACTTGGTTGTTTGATCTCGAGAACACCTTTGATGACCATGGGCAAATTGGGCGAACCAGAAG GTACTTCTAGGACACGGACAATTTCCCTCAAG GTTGCCGGCATCATGGAGCTTGATAAGGTTTCTGGCCG GTTTGTACTTGGCTTTATCAGAATTAGAATATGCAGAACATGTGTTGGAGAAGTGCTCATTTGGTTTTATGAAATAATATTCAGTCAGTTTAAAGTTATTTTCATGTTGATTGCATTTTGTTATAGGAACGCGCAAAGAAACTAA